The genomic stretch CACAAGCCCAAGAGCCAGAGCGTGCGCGCGGCGGCGGTGGCGACCCTGGCGGCGCTGCCCGAGGACGACGCCCGGGTGCTGCTCGAGCGCGCGCTCGCCCGCGAGCCGATGTTCGAGATCAAGGCCGCGGCCGCCACCGCGCTGGCCACCGGCGGCCGCCGGCGCGCGCGCCCGGCCCTGCGCACCGCGCTCGCGGACGGTCACGCGCGGGTGCGGGCGGCCGCGTTCGCCGCGCTGTGCGCGCTCGATCCCGCCGAGCCGCTGGCGCCGATCCGCGCCGGCCTGGCGGCGCGCGCCGACGACGTCCGGCTGCTGGCGCTCGACGCGCTCGCGGCGCAGCCGGCCGGGTCGTTGACCGCGGCGCTCGCGGCCGAGGCGTTCACCGATCCGGTGCCGGCGGTGCGCGAGCGCGGCTTCGCGGTCGCGCGCGCGCTGGGCGCGGCCGATCCGCGCTGGGCGGTGCGGACCGCGCTGGCCCGGGGCCCGGCCGATCTGCGGGCCCGCGCGCTGTTCACCCTGGGCCTGGTCGATCGCGCCGCCGACGCCGCCGCGCGCGGGCTGATCGCGGCCGCGCTCGACGACGACAGCCCCGAGGTCCGCTGGGCCGCGTACGCGGTGGCGCTGTGCGGCCGCCCGCGCACCGCCGGCCGCCTGCGCGCGCTCGACAGCACGCTGGCCACCAACCTGGTCGACGCCGCCGCGCGGGTCGGCGTGGCCGAGGCCGCGCTGCCGCCGCCGACGACCGAGCCGGTGACGCTCGACGACGACGAGCGCGGGCCGCTGTTCCAGGCGATGGCCTGCCGTCAGCCCGAGACCGCGCTGCGCGGCGCCCGCGGCCTGATCTACCTCGGCGACGCGCGCGCGCTCGGCGCGGTGCTGGGGCTGTCGCGCGACCCCGACGCCGGCGTGCGCCGGGCCGCGGTCGACGCCCTGGCCGTGGCCGCGCGGCTGGTGGCCGACGACGATCGCGCGCTGGCGCGGCTGGGCTGGCTGCTCGACGACGACGACGCGCAGGTGCGCGGCGCGGCGATGGCGGCGCTGATCGACCGCACCGGCGGCGCCGCCGAGGCCGAGCTCGACCTGGCCGAGCTGGCGTTGCGCGCCAGCCAGGCCGACGTCCGCACCGCGCGCTGGCGCTGCTGATCAAGCACGGCCCCACCGGCCCGGTCGCGGCCCGGGCCGACGCGCTCCTCGGCGACGCCCTCGACGACGAGGATCCGGCGGTGCGCGCCGAGGCCTACAAGACCGTCTGGGCCTGG from Myxococcales bacterium encodes the following:
- a CDS encoding HEAT repeat domain-containing protein — encoded protein: MTFGPQLERLLAIAASTRAIAIGGRRDAAPEPAASVHLLPRGKAKARTMAVGAAVHALAFVDDDLLLAGCGDGRVRGWVVGDGEPTLRVDLDLGAAVRALLVVDGASVLAATADGALHRLALAVVDARPTLTVTARVAVAERALDAVAVESGVVVVGGVDGAWVVDGARARPLAVGGDGGVRALVGLGDGRVIAGTGDGAIRTAYVAGDAEASDRAGAHAHAGAVRALALGPLLIDPAGREQPRRLWSLGDDGALKSWPLDSNRKPRTLELGAGAGAALAIAPGAVKGVDGSTAQVLAATAARKVVAQTLGADGEPVGAPAITTSELDRLAAELDDHKPKSQSVRAAAVATLAALPEDDARVLLERALAREPMFEIKAAAATALATGGRRRARPALRTALADGHARVRAAAFAALCALDPAEPLAPIRAGLAARADDVRLLALDALAAQPAGSLTAALAAEAFTDPVPAVRERGFAVARALGAADPRWAVRTALARGPADLRARALFTLGLVDRAADAAARGLIAAALDDDSPEVRWAAYAVALCGRPRTAGRLRALDSTLATNLVDAAARVGVAEAALPPPTTEPVTLDDDERGPLFQAMACRQPETALRGARGLIYLGDARALGAVLGLSRDPDAGVRRAAVDALAVAARLVADDDRALARLGWLLDDDDAQVRGAAMAALIDRTGGAAEAELDLAELALRASQADVRTARWRC